TATTTTAGCTTTTTTCTGAATTGATAGAAATGCATTGCCAACATTATTTATTAGATCAAAATTTTTAGAGGAAAGATAGAGAAGTCCAAGCCCGTGGGCAAAGGTTACAGGAAGTGCTAAAGAGTGAACAGAGATGGCGAATTTTTTCTTTAATTCTTTTTCAATGATTTCAAGCCATTTATTATGAACATCTAAGAAATCTTTTATTATATCTTTTATCCAGAATGTTCTTGAGGAAGCGAAAGATAGGAAATATAGTTGAGCAAAGAGAGGATCTTTTTTGTAAAAATTTATAAAATATCTTACAAGATAATCCGGTATATCTTCTTCTTTTTTGATTTTTTTTGAATAGTTAAGAAAATCTTTAAAAAATTTTTCAAGATTGCTGATTAGAATCTCTTTAAGGATAACTTTTTTCGATGGAAAATGATAATAGACTGTTGCCCTTCCCACACCGGCTTCTTTAGCGATTTCCTGAATTGTGGCTCCGTCCAGTCCTCTTCTTACAAATACTTTAGATGCTGCCTTAAATATTTCAGCTGCTTTTATAGATTTATCCCTTCTTTTCGATGCCATTTAACCTCCTTCTATAATCTAAACATTATGTCTAATTAATTATAGTTTAGAAGCAATAATTTGTAAATGTGTTTCATTTTTTGCTATTTTTATTAAAATAAATGGAAATGAATTATAAAACAGATCCTGAAATATTGAGAGAGACAAAATTAAAGCATATAAGAGAAGTTGCTGAATCAATTAATCTTTCAGAATGGAAATTTAAATCCATCCCTCGTAATTCTTGTTACTACAGTGAGAGCCCTCAAGATGCATGGTGGAATTGAGCTTTCAAAAATAAAAGAGCCGGACACTAAAGCTGTAAAAAGAGGGCTCCCAAAGTCACCAATTGCAGAAAGAATCGATATCGATGAATCTGGTAATATCACAGGACTTTTTTAGATTCATGTACCATGTAATGTCCAAGAATGATCAAAAAGAGAGATAATTTAATATTTATTAATTTAATTTCTTTCATCTGGATTTTATATTTATGGGGTGCGCTCAGAAAAAGCCTGAAATTGAAGCTTGAAATATATTTAAACCTCTTTCCTGATAGATTTATAATTTTTTATTTGAAATTTCTTAAAATATATATCTCCTGTTTCTTCATCCTCAACCCTTGCATAGATGTATCCATCTTTTATGATGCTGGGGAAAAGCTTTAGTTTTGTTTTGTAAAGATAATATCCATCAGGGCTGAATACATCAAATTCAGTTTCCTTTGATTCATCTACAGGAGATTTCATTCTTGAAACATAGATTCTTCCCTCAGAATCTATGACAAATGATGAAAAATACGGTCTATAAGGCGGAAAATAAATTTTATCCCTTACCTCTTTTGAAAGAGGGGGTTTGAATGAATCACATATCTTATTTTTCTCCTCTGATGTAACAGGGATTTCTTTCTCCTCTTTTCTGAACTTAAATACTAATTCTCCTGAGGGAGAGATAGCTGAGAGTTCATACTTGGATGAATCTCCATAGATAAATTGATTTTGTAATTCAGAAAAATAGAAATGTAGATCGAAACGAAAAGCATGGAGAAATGTAATAGTCGTAATTGTTGATGTTCCTGACGTGATTGTCGTTGCGAATTCAGGAATTTTTAAAATCTCCTTATCCAGTTTTCCCTCATTATTCAGCTTCGAAAATGTCAAATAACGTCCTTTTTCAATCATCTGAGAAATAATGCAGAAAATCGAGCCATCATCAGATAATTTAAAATCTGTAAAAAAATAATTTATTGGGATTGTTTTTTGATAATTTCCTTCTTTATTAAAAACAAGAAGACCTCTTTCAGTAAAGTCATTTACATAAATATTTCCTTTTTTATCAAGTTTCATTCCAAAAGGTCTTTCGAATTCTCCAGGTCCCTGACCTTTTTTCCCTATGGTTTTTATATATTTTCCAT
The DNA window shown above is from Acidobacteriota bacterium and carries:
- a CDS encoding formate--tetrahydrofolate ligase, whose protein sequence is MLNQLIFQNGNLNPSLVILVTTVRALKMHGGIELSKIKEPDTKAVKRGLPKSPIAERIDIDESGNITGLF
- a CDS encoding TetR/AcrR family transcriptional regulator, yielding MASKRRDKSIKAAEIFKAASKVFVRRGLDGATIQEIAKEAGVGRATVYYHFPSKKVILKEILISNLEKFFKDFLNYSKKIKKEEDIPDYLVRYFINFYKKDPLFAQLYFLSFASSRTFWIKDIIKDFLDVHNKWLEIIEKELKKKFAISVHSLALPVTFAHGLGLLYLSSKNFDLINNVGNAFLSIQKKAKIKPKKK
- a CDS encoding NHL repeat-containing protein; this encodes MRRKIIIFRLFVVLILLFISFSSCSRGKSGKWKGKVEYEGKIKVVNNPSEPVYGELILELKEVLSIGNPDEENYSFYRPRNFELDEKGNFYILDRGNFRIQVYNKNGKYIKTIGKKGQGPGEFERPFGMKLDKKGNIYVNDFTERGLLVFNKEGNYQKTIPINYFFTDFKLSDDGSIFCIISQMIEKGRYLTFSKLNNEGKLDKEILKIPEFATTITSGTSTITTITFLHAFRFDLHFYFSELQNQFIYGDSSKYELSAISPSGELVFKFRKEEKEIPVTSEEKNKICDSFKPPLSKEVRDKIYFPPYRPYFSSFVIDSEGRIYVSRMKSPVDESKETEFDVFSPDGYYLYKTKLKLFPSIIKDGYIYARVEDEETGDIYFKKFQIKNYKSIRKEV